The Etheostoma spectabile isolate EspeVRDwgs_2016 chromosome 4, UIUC_Espe_1.0, whole genome shotgun sequence sequence TGTTTTACTAGAGTTGCCCAGGCGTATGTTAACCAGCGTAAGCTCGACCACGAGGTGAAGACTCTCCAAGTGCAGGCGAGCCAGTTCTCCAAACAAACTGCTCAGTGGATCAGTATGGTGGAGGGTTTCAATCAGGCCCTAAAGGTAAGAAACCTTGTGTCGGcatgaaatacacacaaaaactacaAGGTTTTTCTATGAAATATCTACTTTGTTTTATAGTCCTACAGCTATCAAATCAATAAATGCACTTACTTATTTGTTGCAATTTGCAAAGTTGGATTCTGTAAATGATATACGGTCCCAAAGATCATATATCTAATAGCAGATTAGCAGTaattgtgtggtgtgggtgtatcacaagtagggctgcacggtATGAGGAGAATATGCAATAACGTTGTTAAATATTGCAATTACAATATGACTTGCGATAACCAGATATtaaaagtgtactcagttctgcatttctgctgctgtcaatattctgctaaaatgcaacaaattgcttgttgaatttaaaataaactaaaggAAATCATATACATccttttttattgaacattggGTTGAATATGAAAGACAAAAGTGCAGTTTTCAACTGATACTGTCTTTCGCGTTATTTTGCAGCCTTTTGTGACGTGTTTATCACAGTATTTGATATTGTGATGGCGATAAAAAGAACGATACATTGTGCGGCCCTAATCAAAAGTGTTCCTACATTAAGCAATATTACACAAGAGGGTGTGCTTTAATGTCATTACTGGCACGACAGTGATGCAGTAAGGACCTACGTCATTGGATCTACTGTCTGGGCAGATCTGCTGACAAGTAGACAACACCTCGGTCCTGACCACATCACTGTTATACCAGTAATGACATTAAAGCACACCCTCTCATGTAATATTGCTTCATTTACCAACATGTTCTTATCCCATCTTTAACACCTTCTTATTACTTCTTTCAAACAGTGACTCATCAAAACTTAAGGGCCATGATACAGGTCCTAGATCTGGGTAGATTTAACTGGTGGTAAAAGTAATTAATGAATGACTTTCCAATCCTTTTAATCCATCTTATGTCACCCTCACAGAGAAGACAGGGTGCCTGGAGATGATTTAAGCTTGCCTTGGTCCTGATAATGGGTAAGACTGGTAGATGTACACATGGTAAGGCTAATTCTGTTTCTATGCTCGCTTTTTGAACAGGAAATTGGGGATGTGGAAAACTGGGCACGCAGTATTGAGATGGATATGAGGACCATCGCCACAGCTCTTGAGTACGTACACAAGGGTCAACCTCAGTCTGCTTCCTCATAAACTTCACAGTGGAACATTTACAGCTGAAGCCAAACACACTGGATGGTAATCCAACATACTCCTATGAGCAAAGATGCAAGCAGCAATGACTTTGCTTTTCAAAGTGGGCTTATGATGATGGTTACTCTGACCAGAGCTATGCTGAACATCTGAAATGGGTCTAACATCTATTTAGCAGTGACTTCaattaaaaattgaaaactgtcttttcAGCACCTGATACCTAAATTATGTATGTCTTTGTTAATGTATTATATTGTTAT is a genomic window containing:
- the bloc1s1 gene encoding biogenesis of lysosome-related organelles complex 1 subunit 1; protein product: MLSRLLKEHQAKQNERKEQQERRRREAISAATCLTEALVDHLNVGVAQAYVNQRKLDHEVKTLQVQASQFSKQTAQWISMVEGFNQALKEIGDVENWARSIEMDMRTIATALEYVHKGQPQSASS